The following are encoded in a window of Oncorhynchus mykiss isolate Arlee chromosome 11, USDA_OmykA_1.1, whole genome shotgun sequence genomic DNA:
- the LOC110536229 gene encoding ankyrin repeat and LEM domain-containing protein 2 has product MEAVLSRLRGLSADELREEFTRADLKCGPITATTRAIFERKLARVLAGAEGSSSTTETDSSSNATTTGPATSSSAAAASAAEQAKPVPSCATSAATGTDSPKAVSDEMDFGYGMGLNPPEEEELGLTVKSRAPFNINREDTGSQYTAETPSKMAQVSPMFYGVCPLWEDVLARNDRAHVYGDKKEALQAVKMMKGARFKAFANRDDAEKFAKGICDYYPSPSKSTPCVSPVKPGLVFCKDNVPVMEADTINRERANSFKSPRCQDLTAKLRKAVEKGDEVAFSDLVWSNPRYLIGSGDNPTVVQEGCRYNVMHVAAKENQPGVAQLLLETLENPDFMRLMYPDDLEAMLQKRIRYIIDLYLNTPDKAGFETPLHFACKFGCPEVVNVLCSHPDTDKNCKNKYDQKPSDVICERKNKTQEVKQKICDYLEDRCYIPLLRATDNSSQPVIGAPWSPEPSETLTHSLAPRLIRSPMDPVMSVRAFVGPLSPSKADEFRRVWKTPPRDRAGHFQHILKSDPDRGAEKVGRDLARELGHPWAEYWDFLESFTDLSSADGLRKLEEYLNKKDFSQRAHEEAGENETSNRFRTPSPGKPKKFCNSISVGAFLDEGDDISLEEMKNRQNTALTSITSSACSKDSLVGAVGGLGLREFHILPDDLIETAAERDLLCSSVSESLLSPICDNGLGLCPSTGAERTHNGDMMSPRASSSPCCVLSPISNLMVEFERMSLQDGVDNPTRDRERRRSGGHRHGGHREGLSRDDLASGVGRLTLGGNTNEDSLFERGCSSEAGDREGGVWRGTCVSGEVQGEVEVWMEDRASGGSGSSEEYIVAEESLEALGPRTRVLGPGTVSGRTLCSRSKSWDHGGRDLSSSGSSSSCKSLDNSHELPARTPPRIRRRLFIEGDSPTKLDRQVLSAVEATDIDPSKFPSIQKWKSTMQTYTSSDMQSWPSSAVIKSRPRAYQASPLTHGSPVSSLVSPAGGRFSPARHTGFPDFTSPNRYSPAHASYIQRIRLRHFNDP; this is encoded by the exons ATGGAGGCGGTTCTGAGCAGGCTGAGAGGGCTGAGTGCAGACGAGCTGCGAGAGGAGTTCACAAGGGCCGACCTCAAGTGCGGTCCAATCACGGCTACCACCCGTGCCATCTTCGAGAGGAAGTTGGCCCGCGTCCTGGCGGGAGCCGAGGGCAGCAGCAgcaccacagagacagacagcagcagtAATGCCACCACTACAGGCCCAGCCACAAGCAGTAGTGCAGCGGCGGCCAGTGCTGCAGAGCAGGCCAAACCAGTGCCGTCATGTGCTACATCAGCAGCGACTGGCACTGACTCTCCTAAGGCTGTCAGTGATGAGATGGACTTTGGTTACGGAATGGGGCTCAATCCCCCAGAGGAAGAGGAACTTGGCCTGACAGTGAAGTCAAGGGCCCCTTTTAATATCAATAGGGAAGACACTGGCTCTCAGTATACAGCAGAGACTCCTTCAAAGATGGCCCAAGTGTCACCAATGTTCTATGGAGTGTGTCCATTATGGGAGGATGTCTTGGCTAGAAATG ATAGGGCCCACGTGTATGGAGATAAGAAAGAGGCTCTTCAGGCTGTGAAAATGATGAAAGGAGCTCGCTTTAAAGCCTTTGCCAATCGAGACGATGCTGAGAAATTTGCCAAGGGAATCTGTGACTATTACCCCTCTCCTAGTAAATCCACCCCATGTGTCTCCCCTGTCAAACCAGGCCTGGTCTTCTGCAAGG ACAACGTCCCTGTCATGGAGGCAGACACCATCAACAGGGAGAGGGCCAACAGCTTCAAGAGCCCTCGCTGCCAGGATCTGACAGCCAAGCTGAGGAAGGCTGTGGAGAAGGGGGATGAGGTAGCCTTCAGTGACCTGGTCTGGAGCAACCCACGCTATCTCATTGGCTCTGGAGACAACCCCACTGTTGTGCAG GAGGGGTGCCGGTACAACGTGATGCACGTGGCAGCAAAGGAGAATCAGCCGGGTGTCGCCCAGCTCCTGCTGGAAACTCTAGAGAATCCTGACTTCATGAGGCTCATGTACCCAGATGACCTGGAGGCCATGCTGCAGAAACGCATCCGTTACATCATAGACCTTTACCTCAATACTCCAGACAAAGCT GGATTTGAGACACCACTCCACTTTGCCTGTAAGTTTGGTTGTCCAGAAGTGGTGAATGTCCTGTGTTCACATCCTGATACGGATAAAAACTGCAAGAACAAGTACGACCAGAAGCCATCTGAT GTTATTTGTGAAAGAAAAAACAAAACCCAAGAGGTGAAACAGAAGATATGTGACTATTTGGAAG ATCGCTGCTATATACCCTTACTGAGGGCCACAGACAACTCTTCCCAGCCTGTCATTGGTGCTCCCTGGTCACCTGAGCCATCAGAAACTCTTACTCATTCGCTGGCTCCCAGGCTCATACGAAGTCCCATGGATCCAGTGATGTCAGTTAGGGCATTCGTTGGCCCACTCAGCCCATCTAAG GCAGATGAGTTCCGCCGGGTATGGAAGACACCCCCAAGAGACAGGGCGGGGCACTTCCAGCACATCCTGAAGTCTGACCCTGACCGTGGAGCAGAGAAAGTGGGCAG AGACCTTGCCAGAGAGCTGGGCCACCCCTGGGCTGAGTACTGGGATTTCCTGGAGAGTTTTACAGACCTGTCTTCTGCAGACGGCCTCCGTAAGCTGGAGGAGTACCTCAACAAGAAGGACTTCAGTCAGCGTGCACACGAAGAGGCAGGGGAGAACGAAACCAGCAACCGCTTCAGAACCCCTTCCCCAG GTAAGCCCAAGAAGTTCTGCAACTCCATCTCAGTGGGGGCCTTCCTGGACGAGGGTGATGACATCAGCCTGGAGGAGATGAAGAACCGTCAGAACACGGCACTCACCAGCATTACCTCCTCGGCGTGTTCTAAGGACAGTCTGGTGGGTGCTGTGGGCGGCCTGGGCCTCCGTGAGTTCCACATCCTGCCCGATGACCTCATTGAGACAGCTGCCGAGCGAGACCTCCTGTGCTCCTCCGTGTCAGAAAGCCTCCTCTCGCCCATCTGTGACAACGGCCTGGGCCTGTGCCCCTCCACGGGGGCAGAGAGGACTCACAACGGGGATATGATGTCCCCCCGCGCCTCCTCATCCCCCTGCTGCGTGCTGTCGCCCATCTCCAACTTGATGGTGGAGTTTGAAAGGATGTCCCTGCAGGATGGGGTGGACAACCCcaccagagacagggagaggaggaggagtgggggacaCAGGCACGGTGGGCACAGGGAAGGACTCTCTCGGGACGATCTGGCATCCGGGGTGGGCCGTCTCACGCTGGGGGGTAACACCAATGAAGACTCATTGTTTGAGAGGGGCTGTAGCTCAGAGGCcggggacagggaggggggggTGTGGAGGGGGACCTGTGTGAGTGGGGAGgtgcagggagaggtggaggtatgGATGGAAGACAGGGCCAGTGGTGGAAGCGGCAGCTCGGAGGAGTACATTGTGGCTGAGGAGAGCTTGGAGGCTCTGGGCCCAAGGACTAGGGTGCTGGGGCCAGGGACTGTGTCAGGGCGCACACTCTGCTCCAGATCTAAGTCGTGGGATCACGGGGGGAGGGATCTGAGCAGCTCAGGATCATCCAGCTCCTGTAAGTCCCTGGACAACTCCCATGAGTTACCAGCACGGACCCCACCTCGCATCAGAAGAAGACTTTTCATTGAAGG GGATTCACCAACCAAGTTGGACAGACAGGTCCTGTCGGCAGTAGAAGCCACAGATATCGACCCCTCGAAGTTCCCCAGCATTCAGAAATGGAAAAGCACAATGCAGACGTACACCTCATCAGACATGCAAAG CTGGCCCAGCTCTGCAGTGATAAAAAGCAGACCCAGGGCATATCAGGCCTCTCCCCTCACACACGGTTCTCCTGTCAGCAGCCTGGTGTCCCCTGCTGGTGGCCGCTTCAGTCCCGCCCGACACACAGGCTTTCCAGACTTCACCAGCCCCAACCGCTACAGCCCTGCACATGCCAGCTACATCCAACGCATCCGCCTCAGGCACTTCAACGACCCTTAG
- the LOC110536230 gene encoding serine/threonine-protein phosphatase PGAM5, mitochondrial → MSYRRTFKIVCGFAGGSAVLVVAAAAAEYQGCFGHTRAARWSLFNVLQAAQPAGNRTVEYTGNAWDFNWDKRDPSALLTNGKKKEVVSEDPSSEQDNGKPKATRNILLIRHSQYNLSGNGDHERILTPLGREQAEFTGQRLAALGLKYDIMVHSTMARATETANIISKYLPGVELVSCDLLREGAPIQPVPPVTHWKPDAVQYHEDGARIEAAFRRYIHRADPKQKEDSYEIIVCHANVIRYFVCRALQFPPEGWLRIGLNNGSITWLTVRPSGRVALRTLGDSGFMPPDKLTRT, encoded by the exons ATGTCATATCGGAGGACATTTAAAATAGTGTGTGGGTTCGCTGGCGGATCAGCGGTGCTGGTTGTTGCGGCTGCCGCAGCTGAATACCAGGGCTGTTTCGGCCACACGCGAGCCGCTCGGTGGAGCCTGTTCAATGTTTTGCAAGCTGCACAGCCAGCGGGGAACCGCACTGTTGAATATACTGGAAATGCCTGGGACTTCAACTGGGATAA GCGGGACCCATCCGCACTGTTGACAAATGGGAAGAAGAAGGAGGTCGTCAGTGAAGACCCAAGCTCAGAGCAGGACAATGGGAAACCCAAAGCCACACGCAACATCCTCCTCATCAGACACTCCCAGTACAACTTGAGTGGCAATGGAGACCATGAGAGAATCCTCACCCCTTTAG GTCGGGAGCAGGCTGAGTTTACTGGCCAGCGGTTGGCTGCCCTTGGGTTAAAGTATGACATCATGGTCCACTCCACTATGGCCAGGGCCACCGAGACTGCCAACATCATCAGCAAATACCTCCCAG GGGTGGAGCTGGTGAGCTGTGATTTGCTAAGAGAAGGAGCACCCATTCAACCTGTGCCTCCTGTCACCCACTGGAAGCCTGACGCTGTG CAGTACCACGAGGACGGGGCCCGGATCGAGGCTGCCTTCCGTCGCTACATCCACCGCGCTGACCCCAAGCAGAAGGAGGACAGCTACGAGATCATCGTCTGTCATGCCAATGTCATCCGCTATTTTGTGTGCAG GGCCCTGCAGTTTCCTCCAGAGGGCTGGCTGAGGATTGGGCTGAACAACGGCAGCATCACCTGGCTCACAGTGCGCCCCAGCGGCAGGGTGGCACTGAGGACACTGGGAGACTCAGGGTTCATGCCCCCGGACAAACTCACACGGACCTGA